Genomic segment of Chelmon rostratus isolate fCheRos1 chromosome 2, fCheRos1.pri, whole genome shotgun sequence:
GTGTGCAAACAACCACATTCGCTGAATAAGAATAAACAGCATTATTTTAGCCTGATAACATTAAGCCACGTCTGAAGAACAGGGCCCAGGATAACAGCTGTGACAACACTGTAAACATGTAACATTTGCCAGTGAAGACAGAAATGATGCCTCAACCTCTTTCTTACTATTTCAGGATAAAGCATGAGAACGTAGTGGGACTGGAGGATTTCTACGAGAGTCGAACACACTACTACCTGGTCATGCAACTGTAAGTGGACTCATTATCTAATTTTTCTTAAACGATTACTTTGGTAGCGTAATTTTGGCAGTCAATAATAGTTCCATGTTTTTCAAGGCTGTACCATTCCATCAAGGGAGTTATTCTAAATGTTTTGCATAGTTTTATACAGCACTGATCTACCCAAAATTCACCCTGTCACATTTGGTATATTTGAGAGCTGTGGGATCTttgctaaaatgtaaaaaaaagttcacaatTCTTTTGATCAAGAGAACTTCTTGTCCATGTAGCACGTCAGAGGGGTTgaaaaaggtaacaaaatcccTAGAGAGATAGAAACACTGATGATtgctctgtgtatttgtgtgtgtgtagggtgtCAGGTGGGGAGCTGTTTGATCGCATTTTAGACAAGGGGGTTTACACTGAGAAGGATGCCAGCACAGTCATCAAACAGGTGCTGCAGGCCGTCAGCTACCTGCACGAAAACAGCATTGTACACAGGGACCTTAAGGTAAGACGTACACTCACATGCACCTTTACATCACTTTATATCGCTCCACATTACTAATCCCTAACCACAACCATAACCCCTACttgtctaaccctaaccctaacctttaccctagtcttcatcctaaaattgaatgatttgCATTATGGGGCCTGCATTCCtgaaggcgagtccccacaatgtggcTATGTAGACAGATTTAtgtgctctctcttttcttactttttacctttctttctctctgtctctctctgtctctgagcaGCCGGAGAACCTGCTGTACTATAACACAGATGAGAATGCTAAAATCATGGTCAGTGACTTTGGTCTGTCCAAGACGTTGGAGCACGGTGTGATGTCCACAGCCTGTGGTACGCCAGGATATGTTGGTGAGTTAATGGGGAGGGGCGTGCACATACACTATTTTGCAATGTTCCCCTGCTATCTATACCTGATATAAAATTGTACatataaataactaaaaacaaTATGTCAATATATTTCAAGTGTAAATTACAATCCAGCATTATATAAATAGTGTATCGGTGATGATGACACAAAGATGATGAATCATGACAGTAATGCAGAATCATTTAAGTTACTTACAGTGTACATGCTAATGGCATAGTTGAGAAGAACAAGAGGAGTCAACCAGTTTTCTTAAACCAATGAAATAGTCAGTCTAGGCATACAGAGCATAGAGTTTATAATCAGTTGGAATATATCGTACTATACgtttaaatgtataaaatgcacaattgttttagcagctaaaaagcacACATTGTCAAAATGACATGCTGAGGATTTTTTGTTGTCAGTTATTTAACCTCTGTAAGACCTACAGCACTATTAGAGTTATTACAgttgaaatcattaaaaatatcatctATGATATCAACACTGGCCAATAGTGTGATATATACAAGTGAAGCCATTAAGATATTCAACACCAGTTCATTTAGtagtttccaaaaaagttaaaCCTTGTGGAATTATAGCAGCTTTGCAGCGAGCAGAAAAGAGAtgtttaatttgacattttaaaccCAACAATATAAATATTAGAGGACATCCATGGTAAGAGTAATCCAGTGTCAACActgcttcttcttgttcttACTGCATGTGTTGTTCTACAGCCCCCGAGGTTTTGGCCCAGAAACCCTACAGTAAAGCAGTGGACTGCTGGTCCATTGGAGTCATCACTTACATCCTGTGAGTTCTATTCTTTTGCAGTAACACAGCACATTGTATGGCTGTTCACCATAGTCACTACAGACAGGAGAGTAGTTATTATTATCTGGAGATATTTTCCTCATTACAAACTTATACTTGAAAGTTTTTCATGTCTCCTGGATCGTTTGTGGACACAGTAAATACTTCtactaaaaaaaatgaagtaaatACTTTTTTCAGAACTTTGTGCTATGCACTCAAATGCACGTGAGTCTGAGATTTGTGAAACCATAGTGACAGCATATTTAGAGGACCCAGTTGCTGTAACCAGGAACAAAACACTGCATCATAGCTTCTGACTTCATCCAAAATCTAGATGTACGGGATTTACAAAAGGTGGCTATAAAGAGATCAGCAGAGTTAGGCTGTCGTCTGTGTGTTGCAGGCTCTGCGGCTACCCTCCATTCTTTGAAGAGAACGAGACTCGTCTGTTTTCAAAGATCATGAGGGCCGAGTACGCTTTTCATTCACCCTTCTGGGACAACATCTCTGAGTCAGGTATGAAAACTgtagaaaacatttcacatctCAGTACTGAAAAATGTCTAGAGATCTGAGCTAACTCCACTTTCTCTTTTGGAGCTTCATTCGTTTCTATACATAGACGATAATCCAAATGACTGTGACTTAGTCCTGACCTGAGCCAGACTGAAGAGGCTGTGATGAattcttcaacaaaaaaaaaacttttctttggATTTAATGTGAAACTTGACTTGGTTAATACATGACGGCCTTAAGAGTAAGCTTGAATTGAGATGTGAAGGTTTGATCAGGTGAAACTTCAAATAGGTGGGCACATGTTACCACCTCAAAACTCTGAGCACCTCTAGTCATCTTTGTAACACCTGCCAGGCTAATGTTTGAGTTACTAGTTTTCATGCATTGCCCTGTTGGACTCTCCCTGTTGGAGAGCTGAAAGTAAGAAGTGTCATTGCACAGGATAAGGTCAGCATGCATCAGGACTGGCACTGTTCTTACACTGTTCTTCAGCTCTGGTTGTTTCATGAACCGAAAAATAGTGACATGTGACACAAATAGTGTTGTTAGGTTTATGTTAGTCAACCCTGTTAACTAAGTATAGATCAGGATTTGTCCATGTATCTTTAGCGCTTAACCTAACATAGACCAGCATGCTTACTGACATCATCACCTGAGGACAGCCATAGAGCTTTGACCTGTTTGGATCAGGTCAGATATGCTTACTGTAGATACAGTACTAAATGGGCAAGGACAGTTCTCACCTGCCTGAGGGACTAAATTAGCTGACGTCAAGAGACAGTGATGTCCTCTGAACCTAAAGAAAACATGTAGGATTGAATTCTTTTTTCAAAGGACAGGCAGAACAAAACATGAGCAGGAAAATCCTGAATGGAActgcaaaaaattaaaaacctTTAGCTaagtttgaaaaatgaacatatgaagaggaaaaatgcaagtagatatttagaaaaaaacttGCAGGACCtacttttatttctcttttctcagaTGCATTTGTCACcttgttttatttagtttttattttagtttccCTTAATGTGCTctttcatgttctgttttgaGGCAGGGCAGGGGTATTGAGTGGgggttaaaaacaaaaagtgagcTTTGtgcctctccctttctctttgttATTTTATACTAAAAAAGTAAATGCCATGTTGTGAAGAAGCTATAAAATGGTGTAATATAGCAAAGAGGGGATAAGTGAcaggttttgtttgtgctgtgttcatATGATGATCATTATTAGCACTGTGTTGTGGTAGGTGACTTGCCTTTTGAAAGAACTTTAAACTGCAGAGCAATATATTGTTGACTACAGTAGGTCATGTCACGCTATGTCTTTGTGAAGTCACCGATAGCAGTAGCTGTAGCATAgcatgagtaaaaaaaaaacatatgtaaTGAATTATTGTATGTAGCAGGTCAAAGCACTGAAATCTAATCAGAACCCAACAGCTGTCCATGCCATGTCTCAACAGCCAAAGACTTCATCAGGAATATGATGGAGAAAAACCCCACAAAACGCTTCCTCACTGAACAGGCACTCAAACACCCCTGGTTAGTCTTTTCTCACgaacgcatacacacacacacacacacacacacacacacactcacacacacagtgacacaatattttttttgttttccaaatgaaCTAATATCCTCGTCATGCTTGCAGGATTGCTGGAAACGCAGCTAAAGACCTCGacatttttcagtctgtctgtgaacagatggagagaaactTTGCCAAATCCAAATGGAAGGTCAGTGACACTGTTGGCTCATGGACtactttgttttgcttttgtttgctgtaGGCAACCAACATCAaccacacaaatacagaaaaaacagtGTATGTAGCCATATTTTAGCAAATTATGAGCATTTGGAACATACTGTGCATGTTAACGGAGGCAAAGTGGATTATGCTGCTGGAGTGGTTGGAGAAGTTTTTATggacattttgattttttttacactattacataaattcataaattcagactgaccacagctgctgttctttcAAGGGAGACTACACCCAGCATTTGTAGTTACATTTCTAGTATCTACAGTAAGATCGTTTGATGTTTAAGCTTCAACTACAATGTCAAATGTAGACACATAAAGCACTCTCAAGTGTTGTCAAATGCTGTAAACTTGTATCGTAACTTCTGTTCAACACTGTTGCATTTTTGGAATGTTTCCATTGAATTATGAAGTTTGCAGGCTGTGCCAATTTGATTGAGTAAATTATTTATGACACAATCACAGGAGCATTTTAAAGGGTAGTAGCACTTTAATATGTAAACTGACTGTGACATATTAATGACAGACTGTGTCCTGACTAATTCAACTTCATGTCATACTTAGGCATCACCAGTATAACCGTCTTTCTTTGTGTACACATTTCCAACAGCAAGCCTTCCATGCAGCCTCAGTAGTCCATCACATGAAGAAACTGCAGTTGTCCCAGAGTGAGCCTCCCTCCTCACCGCTGTCCATGCCCCACATTATAGTACAGTCCTCCTCCCACAATGACCTTGAGATGCTGGGACCCTGCCACGATGAGGCTGACACCCTCGATCCAAATGGTAATCCCATTCATTCCGCCAATCATCTATCCTGCAGTAATCCTGAGTCGCAAAGAGGAGTCTTTCCACCACTGAGAGCCAGTCACAGTGAGCCTGGCAACGCCCTCACCGTTGATGAGACAAGAGAAGTCAATAACTTCCGTTCAGAGATTGACGCTCCTTTCAGGCCATCCAAGAGGTGAGAGCTGCTGCCCTGTCCCAGCTGCTGGGAAACTGGACATATCAGATTTAccagaaaaataagaaaaaatatataatatataatattatataatatataagaCATAATATTGTAgtaattaatataatataatataataatggaTACATTAATCTGTAAATTGACAGAAGTCAAGGTGATTTTCAAATTATGCCCAAGAGATCGCTGCAGTTTTAATAATAAATTCAGTTTGACTGACAAATGACACATCTAAAAATGTATTAGAATTATCTATTTTAATTCTTGCACCTTCAAAAAATatcatattgtttattttaagtgAAACTTTTTTAAACATTCCATATATTTTCCCCGATCTTTGTTTACTTTGAACATAGTATGTCTGTgacatgtatgtaaatgaatAAGAGCCATGTTTCAGGAATGGAGTGTCACAGGTGTGTTCTTGAACAGTGACATGTAGTCTATAATTCAAATAATCAACAACCTATTTATAATTTTTGATAAATTGGGTTATTCATCAAGCAGGACTCAATGTCTATTGGTTCCTAAAGCCTTTCATGATGTTTTCCAAGAATACTTTTTCCATGAAGTGCAGTGCAGAGCATACCTCTGGTATGATTTGAACATTGTCCATCGAGGTTGAATAATTGTTATGAGAACTTTACTAACAAAGTATATTATCATTGTTCAAATGCTCTTAAAGTCTACTGTTTTTAGAGTTCCAGGTTTGGTAAACCTAGTTGTTTTTGGCCATTTCTCTGGATGAATCCAGTCTTGCAGTATTAATATTTTCCAAGGTTGAAAACAACATAGCACAaagattaaaagtaaaagtagttaAGAAGCTGTTCTTCTCTATTTGTGAACATTATTCTGATTTGACACTCTCCGTGACATCCTCTGTTTATTCAAAGTGAATATAATTATCAGAAATACCCTCACCCAGAGAAATTCAGCTGCGTCTTCATCGTTGTGTTATTCTAACTCATCGTGGCTGTGTGATGTGTTGCAGTCTGGAtgctgtggctcagaggaaggaccagcagcttcagtccGGAGTTTGTTCTGTCATGTGATTGGCTGGCTAACCTGAGCTAAATCTCATGCAGGTAAAGAGTCTCTTCTCTCAGTCAGAATTAAGATGTTGGCCATACAAATGGATGTACTTGTTAAATAATGTCCCAAAATCTTCTGTTTTTTAGTTTGTGTCTCGAGTTGACGGCACTCAGTGGCATCCATCTCGGTGTGAAGATGTTGATACGCCTGGTGCTCAGCTTTTTCATGCCTGTTGTGGTTCTCTGCTCCAGAAAACATGTTCCAtggacaaacacatacagtatctacaCAATAAAAACCACTTTAACGtggaatgatgatgatgatgatgatgatgtgtatATGCAGTCAACACCATATTAAGGCAGACACAAGCAGGAATTcataattaataattcatgcAAAATGCTGCTAGAGTGATGAGATATTTCTCAGAACTATTATCTATCGCATATTATTGTAAAATGTTACTAAATGccattcattaaaaatgtatttcttttgaATAGTTTGAGCTGGCATACTGTATGCAATGTGAAAGCTAATTTAtgattttttctttagttttttgGAGACTGACATGGCTGTACTTTGAATTTGAAGTTTTTCAAAACTTTTTCACTCTCCAAACTTAAGAATCATATATTTTCTGCATATCTTTATCAAGATACTTCCTTCTTGCTCACCGTTCCACACGAAATAATGAAATCTGGCAATGTAATTTCAACCGCAGGCAGAATTTCTGATGGATTACATTGATGGATTCCAACTTCCACCTTATATAAAGGTAATGAATGGAAActcttctttttatttgagATTAAACTTTGTTTTGAGGTGGAGTCAGTGACACAGCACCacgtgtgtgctgtgttttctgtgtcatgtaCATAACCTGCTCTCTTCTTTAACAACTGAACTCAATAAGTGCCACAAGCCGATGTAAGGATGCTGTCAACACTAGTAATGTCATGGATGATTCTGAATTCACAAATGTAGTGacaaacatgtattttatattattttctcaataaataGTTAGTAACTAGTCGTCCTGCCTCTTCCTGTATTGAATGAATATACCATGCAAGCCTCTTCCATGAAGCTTTAAGACAGAAATCAAAGTAttaacatgcttttatttaaatacTGTGGATTTTgcacaaacaacacatgcagaacagacaaataaataatttaacattCACCCTTTCTCCAGTTCTGACAAATACAGTAATTGTGGTGCAATATTCACTGTTGGaaaatctgtttgtgttgtgtctttgcAGGGCTGTCAGGACTGTGGcctttttctgcattaaatgCTAAATGATGAATATGATACTGACAAACTCAAAATATCACAATGTTATAGACCAAATATTGATTGTACCACACATAATGTGATAGTAATGGTGCTTTTCAATGATATTTACCCACATTGTAATTTCTGATCAGTAAATTGAACCTACAGTACCATCGTTAAAGATTAAAGATGAAACTCACTGTTACTTATCACTAGTCTTTAATGCACAATATGCTGATAGTTATTTTGGGATGACGAGCAATCATCAGTATATTTACGCCTCCCTGAATTGTCCTATTTCATTCAACCCCAGAAAgtgatttcctacatttcccacagtTCTTTGACAACTGTCAAAGTAGAGGTACAGTGTTATAGAGAAGAATTACAGCTGTGTTCCACGGTGAGTTAAGCAAAGTGAGGACTTGTTCTGACAGTAGAAGGTGCGAATGGTGTGCAGGGCTGGTTTGAAGTGTTGACTTTTAACCCTGGCAGGTGCTGAGGTCGTGGGCTTTTTTACGAAGTTGTGCCAAAAGGTCTTTCAGCTTTGCATCAAGTCCTTCAAGCTTTGTTGATTTCTGAAGGATTTCGTCCTGCAGCAACTTGAGGGAATCTCCTTTACCTGGAAAAAGATAAGAGTACATGGAGTGACCACATCCAAtaacagattaaataaacattCCCTCACAGGACCAGAGCTCCAACTGATCACACAAAGGtcacttcctctgtctttttctgcacatttaatGCATGTAATGACAACTGGTTGTTACACATGATGTGTCATTCCCATGCAATATGTAAGTTAAAATAGGTTTTAGTGTTTCCGTACCTGGTGTTTATTTCTGGCATTGTGCAGAAGgccaatagaaaaaaaaaaagtacactAAACATCTGACCATCATGTAGGGTAACTTTGGGACAAACAACTGCCTTTAAATTAATGATGAAAGTAACAGCAAATGTAATTGAACAGATACTGtaaatttgaaaaagaaatgcagaaaaaaagcacattttttgtgtttttttcctgcaagcTTACTGTCTGCCTAAGGTCCTGTCCCCTCAGAATATTAATTCAAACTAGGGCTCATAGGGCACAGCTTCACTACTTACAAACAGAATCATAGTCAAGTCAATCTTGGGGTTAAAAGGTCTAAATGAAGCTGTATTTATCAAGCATCTCAGGTTCACTCCTACGGGGAGAGCCCTGAAAGTTCTAAGAGGACTTGATTTTAGAAGCTCTCTCATTTGAGAGTGAGTGACATCACAAACTTGtgctttgtttggttttgctgtATTACCTTCCAGAGccttcatcatgttttcagtgGTGTTGGCCAGAACTCCAGCATCCCGCTGCAGCTTCGCCAGTCGATCCCCCACCTGTCCCGCCTCTCCACCTGGCCCACTGTCTGGAGCCTTGTCCTTAAGACGATCCAGCTGCTTCGCCAAATTCAACAGGTcctacatgcacacatatttgTATTAGGACATTTATGAAGACATTTTGCTGACCTCATTCACTCTAATGAACTCTAATTTACTCTCTACCTTAAACAGGCAACTTTAATAGAGTTCCCACATGTTTCAATAAATCCTTTTCCAGAACACTTTCAGTTACTTACTGTAAGTGCAAACACTGGCTGCTGAAATTAACTGCAAAAGCGCCATGATGCCTTTGCTTCTAATTCAATCTAAAGTCACCACTGAAATGCTTCCACGTCCAGTTTCCAGACTCGCCCCTTGTTAAACTAAATATACAGATTTCAAACTAGACCAGCTACAGCAGGTCTCTCACCTGAtttgcagcagctgcttcaccCTCAGCATCGTCTGCATTGTCCTGTGCATCCTGAGCCTGCTGTCTGCCGTTCTGTAGCAGGTCTTTGAGCTCATCCAGTTGAGGTTTCATTGGCTTTATCAGTGAAGATACATCATCCAGAGCTTTCTCTGCTGGGCTCAGCTGGTCTTTGGCCTACATGAGAAGAACCATTCTCAGTATAATGCTGGGCAAGCAGCACTTATTGGACTCAAAGGGACACCATGTCATCCATTGTTTGATGGAGCCATGCTTCCTACCTTGGTCAGGCTGTTGTTCAGGTTGTCAATGAGATCCATGCTGTCCTGCAGCTTATCCTCGAGGTCAGAGAGGGAGCCCTCCACTGAGCCAAAGCCTGCCAGCAAACCGTCCACATCCGCCTTTACTCCCTGCGCCGTGTCCCTGTGAATGTGCAACCAGCAGAGAAATCCTTTACATCAGTGTGACATTTACATCACTACAAGACATAACAGAGCTCTGAGTTATCCTCAGGATGGACATGCAAGACTGCAATGATAAAAATTGCAAGGACGACTCTACACTGACTATAAGATGACTGATATTCATGTTTCAGAAACAGGATGTACCAATATGAATCCTTGTTGCATCAACAATAATTCTGGATCAAATTTTGGTAAGTACACTTCTGGTAATTTTGGATTTGTTGTTctgaacaaagcagaaaaagacagaaaaagaataGTTTTGATGctaaaaacaataatattatTTACCACATTATACAgagccaaaataaaaatgtgtgagCATACGGGAAAATGCAGCATGTTGATTAAACCAGCACTCTGTTTTTTATAGTTTGTTCAATGAAAATTGAAATACTGTGAATGCGTAAAGCCAATAATTGTCTGAGAAAGCAGTATTGAGAGTAACAGTAGTCTGGTCCTGGAGCGTGAAGGCCCACCTGGCATCCTGGGCTTCCTGCAGCAGTTTTCTTGCTGAGTCCAGCTGCGGCTCAGCCTCGTTCAGCACAGCCGTGCTGTCTGGTAGATTGGCTGCCAgattcttcagctcctccagcttcctcttcagAGCAGCCAGGCTGAGCGGCAGTTTGGCTTTCAGGATCCAGTCGCTCACCTCCTGGATGTGGGTCAGGTTGGAGGTCGGGTctgtgcagacagaaa
This window contains:
- the LOC121617647 gene encoding calcium/calmodulin-dependent protein kinase type 1D-like, which codes for MDEAPPPARAARQPGSHSQVRPRAPHLHQLYAAPQESNGNVRAKMGRKEIICSWKKNINNIKDVFDFKGKMGSGSFSEVFMVREKNTGNLYALKCLKKKHLTHSNLENEINVLRRIKHENVVGLEDFYESRTHYYLVMQLVSGGELFDRILDKGVYTEKDASTVIKQVLQAVSYLHENSIVHRDLKPENLLYYNTDENAKIMVSDFGLSKTLEHGVMSTACGTPGYVAPEVLAQKPYSKAVDCWSIGVITYILLCGYPPFFEENETRLFSKIMRAEYAFHSPFWDNISESAKDFIRNMMEKNPTKRFLTEQALKHPWIAGNAAKDLDIFQSVCEQMERNFAKSKWKQAFHAASVVHHMKKLQLSQSEPPSSPLSMPHIIVQSSSHNDLEMLGPCHDEADTLDPNGNPIHSANHLSCSNPESQRGVFPPLRASHSEPGNALTVDETREVNNFRSEIDAPFRPSKSLDAVAQRKDQQLQSGVCSVM